The Clostridium aceticum genomic interval TTTTAGCTATTATTTTTTGCCGTACAAAACGTCGTGCCAGCGCTTTAAATGAAGCACTTATACAGGGTGGTTACGCTTCAGATGAATTGCATGGAGATTTAAGCCAAGCAAAGCGTGAAAAGGTGATGAAGGCTTTTAGGAAAGCAGAGATACAACTTCTTGTAGCCACAGATGTGGCGGCTAGAGGGCTAGATATAGAAGGTGTAACACATATATTCAATTATGATATAGCTCAAGATGCTGAAGCCTATATTCATCGTATAGGGCGAACAGGTCGTGCGGGACAGCGGGGAATGGCCATCACCTTTGTGACACCCAAGGATCAGCACAATTTGAGTATCATAGAAAAAGGAATAGACATGAAGATTCAGCGACAAAAATCAGATGAGGAAAAACAAGAAAGAAACAGAAAAGACACTAGAGACACAAGAGATACAAGAGATACAAGAGATACTAAAGATGCTAGAGAGGGAAAACATAAGAAAAGCAATGACTTTAGAGATAAAAATTATTCTAAAGATAAGAAATTTGGCAAAGGCAAAGGTACCGATAGTAAAAAGAGCTTTAAAAACAATAGAGGTGATGAGAATCGCAGTAGCTTTAAAGAGAAGCCTAAATCAGGAGGAAAGCCCGCTGGCAAGGATTCAAGATCTAGAAATAAAAATACTAGGAAATCCTCAAGATATTAGATTTATAGGAAAGTATTTGCTCTTTTCTCTCTAATATGTTATAAAAGAAAATAGAATAACAAATGGTCATAGAGAGAGGAAATAAAATGAATCTTTTAAGTGCAGAAAACATTTCAAAAAGCTATAGTGAGAAGCAATTATTAGATAAGGTTAATCTAGGTATCAATGAAGGGGACAAAATAGGGGTAATAGGGGTCAATGGTACAGGGAAAACTACTTTATTAAAAATTATTGCAGGACTGGAGATACCAGATGAAGGAAGAGTCATCAAAGGAAATACTGTTAGGATAGAATACCTTCCTCAGAACCCTTATTTTGATCCAGAGGCTTCAGTATTGCAGCAGGTATTTAGGGGAAACTCACCTGTGATGACACTGATCAGAGAATATCAAGAAGCGATTCATGATCCTAATACACCTAATGAAAAGATCATAAAACTTACCCATGACATGGATACAATGGAGGCATGGAATATAGAAAGTGAAGCAAAAATGATATTAACCAAGCTGGGTATTACTGATTATAATGCTAAAGTAGGTATACTGTCAGGAGGGCAAAGAAAAAGGATTGCTCTTGCATCAGCCTTGATTAACCCTTCGGAACTGTTAATTTTAGATGAGCCTACCAATCATCTTGACAATGATACCATTGAGTGGTTAGAACAGTATCTTAATAAGAGAAAAGGTGCTCTCTTAATGATTACCCATGATAGATACTTTTTAGATAGAGTTGTAAATGAGATGCTGGAGTTAGATAAAGGAAACATTTATCTTTATAAGGGCAATTACAGCATTTTTTTAGAAAAAAAACTAGAACGAGAACAAATTCAAACAGCCAGTGAGAAAAAAAGACAAAATCTGCTGAGAAAAGAACTAGCTTGGATAAAAAGAGGTGCAAAAGCAAGAACCACCAAACAAAAAGCCCGTATAGAGCGTTTTGAAAAGCTCAATGAAACAGATGATTATATCACTGATGAAAAAGTAGAAATATCGGTGGCATCAACTCGCCTGGGTAAAAAAGTAATTGAAATGCAGCATATAAGCAAATCCTTTGACAGTACAAAGGTGATAGATGATTTTAGCTACACCTTGCTTAGAAATGACAGGATTGGGATTGTAGGACCAAACGGTATGGGGAAATCAACCCTTTTAAATATCATGAGCAGTAGACTTCAACCAGATAGTGGTAATATAGAAATAGGGGAAACTGTAAAGATCGGCGTATATGCTCAAGAAAATCAACATATGGAAGAAGATTTAAGGGTAATAGAATACATTAAGGAAGTAGCGGAGTATGTAACAACAGCAGAAGGAGATAAAATAACTGCTTCACAGATGCTGGAGAGATTTTTATTTCCTTCAGATCTGCAATGGACACCTATAGCAAAGCTTTCTGGTGGAGAAAAGAGAAGGCTGTATCTGCTTAGGGTGTTAATGGGATCACCAAATGTCCTCTTCTTGGATGAACCTACCAACGATCTTGATATAGAAACCCTAACCATATTAGAAGACTATCTGGAGGATTTTCCAGGAGCAGTGCTTTCTGTTTCACATGATCGGTACTTTTTGGACAGAGTAGCAGAGAAAATATTTGCATTTGAAAATCAGGGACAAATTATCGAGTATACAGGAAATTATTCAGATTTCAAGGCAAAGCAGGCCATCAATAAAACAGAAAAAACCGTGAATCCTCCAGCAAATAAGTCTCGAGAAGTTGACGTCAAAGCCCAAAATACAGCGAAGGAAGAGGATCTTAACAAAAGAAAAGAAAGACCATTAAAATTTTCTTTTAAAGAACAGAAGGAATATGCAGAAATAGATGATATTATCGCTGAACTTGAAGAAAAGATATTAGAAAAAGAAGAGAAAATTAATGAAACATCTGCGGACTATACACTTTTGCAACAGCTACTGACAGAAAAAGAAGCGTTAGAAAAGCAGCTAGAGGAAAAGATGGAAAGATGGGTATATCTTAATGACCTAGCAGATGAGATTGAAAGAAAAAAGCAAAATAAGTGATATGCAAAAAGCTAAAACCATACTACAAAGACTAGTATGGTTTTTAACTTGCAAAAAGTTATTTATTCATCAGTGACAAAGTTTAGATTTTCTATTATAATGGTATAAAAGAAAGTGTGATAAAAATTATCAATTATAAATATTTCTTACAGCAAGTCATGGGGACGTTTAAGCAAGTCATGGGGACGTTTTGTTTGGCACGTATGTTTTTTATGTGCCAGTGTCCCCTTGGCGTAGCGGATGCATGTAATTGTAATAATGAAGCCCTAATAAATACAGCGTATTTTTACATTGAGGAGGATAAGGATGGGAGACAAAAAAAGCTGTGTAAACTTAAAAAGAAAGAGTTAAAGGAGAACTTAATGGATTATAAAAAAATAGTAAAAGACGCTACCCACGTATGCAGTAAATGTGGTCGAACCTGTAATGATAAAAAACGCCTTTGCAGTTCAGAGGCATTATAGATAGAATACAAGCTTATACATAGAAAATAGTGGCTAATGCTGAGGGGCATTGGCCACTATTTTTATGTCTCTAGGATTCCTTAAAGTTGTGTATCACTAATTATAGGTTTTTAGTCTCTAAATACTCATCATAGGTCATTACTTTATCAATTACTCCTGAATCTGTAATTTCAATAATTCTATTAGCTATGGTTTGAATAAATTCATGGTCATGGGATGTGAAAAGAATATTACTCTTATAATCTTTAAGACCATTGTTTAAAGCGGTGATAGATTCAAGATCCAAGTGGTTTGTAGGCTGATCTAAGATTAAGACGTTGGCACTACTTAACATCATCTTAGAAAGCATACAGCGTACTTTTTCTCCTCCAGAAAGCACATTGGCTTGTTTTAAAGCCTCTTCTCCTGAAAAAAGCATTCTACCTAAGAAACCACGAAGATAGCTTTCAGATTTCTCCTCAGAAAACTGACGTAACCAGTCTACTAAATTAAGGTCAACATCGTTAAAAAACTGGGAGTTGTCTTTAGGAAAATACGCATTGGTGATGGTAACGCCCCACTTATATTCTCCACTATCTGTCTCCATTTCCCCCATCAATATTTTGAATAGAGTAGTGTTAACAATTTCACTTTCTCCCACAAATGCAATTTTGTCCCCTTTATTCACTCTAAAACTGACGTTGTCCAGTACCTTTTTTCCATCAATGGTTTTAGTTAGGTTCTCTACAGTTAGAATTTCATTACCTACTTCTCTTGAAGGTGTAAAACCTACATAAGGGTATCTTCTGGTAGAAGGTTGAATATCATCAATAGATATTTTGTCCAACAACTTTTTTCTTGAAGTAGCTTGCTTGGACTTAGAAGCATTTGCACTAAAACGTGCAATAAACTCTTGAAGCTCTTTGATTTTTTCTTCCTTCTTTTTATTTTGATCCTTCATCATTTGAAGAGCTAATTGGCTTGATTCATACCAAAAATCATAATTCCCCATGTATAACCTAATTTGACCAAAGTCTACATCCGTAATATGAGTACATACATGATTTAAGAAATGTCTATCATGGGAAACAACAATCACTGTCCCTTCAAACTGAATTAAAAATTCCTGTAACCAGTTGATAGACTTAATATCCAAGTGGTTGGTAGGCTCATCTAGAATCAGAATTCCAGGTTTTCCAAATAAAGCTTGTGCCAACAAGACCTTTACTTTTTCAGCACCTGAAAGCTCACTCATTTTTTTATCATGCAGATCTGTTTTAATCCCAAGCCCCTGCAGCAGAGAAGAAGCTTCTGCTTCAGCTTCCCATCCATTAAGCTCTGCAAATTCCCCCTCTAACTCGGAGGCTCTTATACCATCTTCATCAGTAAAGTCTGCCTTTGCATAAATAGCATCTTTTTCCCTCATGATTTCGTAAAGTCTTGCATTACCCATGACAACAGTTTCTAATACTTGTGTGGCATCATATTGATAATGATCCTGCTTTAAAACTGACATACGTACACCAAAGGGAATACTTATTTCTCCAGTGTTTGGGTCAATCTCACCAGATAAGATTTTTAAAAAAGTACTTTTTCCCGCACCATTAGCCCCTATAACACCGTAGCAATTACCGGGAGTGAATTTTATATTTACAGTAAATTCGCCTGAAAGCCCACGGTTTCAATCGTGGGATGAAAGGCGTTTCTTTTAATCTTCTTGTTGCAGTTTCAGTTTAAAACTGATACTATAAATATATGGGACAAGATTATAGAAGAACACAAACAACAGTATCTTTAATAAACTATCATTTTGTTTTCTGTCCAAGGTACAGACGTAAAGTTCTAGTTGGAGAAGTTGAAATAAAATTTAAACAGCTTCTCAATGAGATTTGTAAAGACATTGAAATAGAAATTTTGGCAATAGAATGTGATAAAGACCACTGCCATCTTTTTGTCAATGCACTTCCTCATTTAAGTCCAGCAGACATAATGGCAAAAGTGAAAGGAGTGACTTCTCGATTATTAAGGCAGGAATTTAAACATCTGCGACATTTGCCAAGTCTTTGGACAAGAAGCTATTTTGTATCTACCGCAGGAAATGTATCAAGTGAAACTATAAAACGATATGTTGAAGAACAAAAAACAAGGGGGTGAAACAATGCAGATAACAGTAAAATTTAATATTATTTTGACAAAAGAACAAGTACAACTAATAGAATCTATATCAAAAGAATATATCCATACTGTTAATAGCCTTGTTTCATCTACGCTCCAATCAGGAGAAAGAGTAAAGCTATCATCTAAAGATGTTTTTGCAAATATGCCAAGTGCAGTGAAAAATCAATCTATTAGAGATGCCAAAAGTATCTGTACTAAGTACAAGAAAGCTATCAAGGCTAATTCCAAACTGCCTACTGATAAACAAAAAGTAATCAATGTAGCTACCCTTAAAAAACCTGTCTGTATATGGAATAATCAAAATTATTCACTTAAAGACGGTATTCTCAGTTTTCCCGTTATTATAGATGGGAAATCGCAGCGTATTCAAACTAGAACTATCATGACAGACTATCAGCTAAAACAACTAGAAGGTCATTTGGGAGCATTGCGTATAACTAAGAAAAGCAATAAATATATCGCTCAAATAAGTGTTGAAAAAGTATCTCATATAGTTAAAGGTGATGTTGTAATGGGTGTTGACTTAGGCCTAAAAGTTCCTGCTGTAGCTGTAACCGATTCAGGAAAAACGTTTTTTTTTGGAAACGGTAGGCAAAATAAATACGTCAAACGTAAATATAAAGCGAA includes:
- a CDS encoding RNA-guided endonuclease InsQ/TnpB family protein; protein product: MQITVKFNIILTKEQVQLIESISKEYIHTVNSLVSSTLQSGERVKLSSKDVFANMPSAVKNQSIRDAKSICTKYKKAIKANSKLPTDKQKVINVATLKKPVCIWNNQNYSLKDGILSFPVIIDGKSQRIQTRTIMTDYQLKQLEGHLGALRITKKSNKYIAQISVEKVSHIVKGDVVMGVDLGLKVPAVAVTDSGKTFFFGNGRQNKYVKRKYKAKRKKLGKAKKLKVIKKLDDKEQRWMTDQDHKVSREIINFAVNNNVSDIRLEKLTNIRNTARTSRKNEKNLHTWSFYRLAQFIEYKALLKGIKVEYVDPKYTSQICPECKKLNKARDRKYKCSCGFKTHRDRVGAINIINAPVVDGKSLLA
- the tnpA gene encoding IS200/IS605 family transposase, with amino-acid sequence MGQDYRRTQTTVSLINYHFVFCPRYRRKVLVGEVEIKFKQLLNEICKDIEIEILAIECDKDHCHLFVNALPHLSPADIMAKVKGVTSRLLRQEFKHLRHLPSLWTRSYFVSTAGNVSSETIKRYVEEQKTRG
- a CDS encoding ABC-F family ATP-binding cassette domain-containing protein, which encodes MNLLSAENISKSYSEKQLLDKVNLGINEGDKIGVIGVNGTGKTTLLKIIAGLEIPDEGRVIKGNTVRIEYLPQNPYFDPEASVLQQVFRGNSPVMTLIREYQEAIHDPNTPNEKIIKLTHDMDTMEAWNIESEAKMILTKLGITDYNAKVGILSGGQRKRIALASALINPSELLILDEPTNHLDNDTIEWLEQYLNKRKGALLMITHDRYFLDRVVNEMLELDKGNIYLYKGNYSIFLEKKLEREQIQTASEKKRQNLLRKELAWIKRGAKARTTKQKARIERFEKLNETDDYITDEKVEISVASTRLGKKVIEMQHISKSFDSTKVIDDFSYTLLRNDRIGIVGPNGMGKSTLLNIMSSRLQPDSGNIEIGETVKIGVYAQENQHMEEDLRVIEYIKEVAEYVTTAEGDKITASQMLERFLFPSDLQWTPIAKLSGGEKRRLYLLRVLMGSPNVLFLDEPTNDLDIETLTILEDYLEDFPGAVLSVSHDRYFLDRVAEKIFAFENQGQIIEYTGNYSDFKAKQAINKTEKTVNPPANKSREVDVKAQNTAKEEDLNKRKERPLKFSFKEQKEYAEIDDIIAELEEKILEKEEKINETSADYTLLQQLLTEKEALEKQLEEKMERWVYLNDLADEIERKKQNK